Part of the Paenibacillus kyungheensis genome, AAAGAATACTGACATGGATAAGGCTCTGATTGGAGGTCCTGATGAAAAAAATTCACCCGGGACGATTTTTGAAATTAAATATGATTCGCCTGCTTCGCTTAAAAAAAGGAGCACATCAAGTAGCTATTGGTTTTTCTGTAGGATTATTCCCGAGTTGGTATCCGCTGATAGGGATCGGTCCCATATTGTCATTAGGATTAACGCGTTTGTTCAAAGGAGCTATGCCAGCAGCGATTTTTGCTGCTTCATTGGATTCTTTTGTCTGGCCCTTAACATTTTTTCTTAATTATCATACAGGGCATTTTTTAGTGACATTATGGCGTTCTTCCAGTCTTCCTGCTAGTATGCCTAAGATTGATATTCCAGACTGGCCTGAAGATTATATGCAACCGATACACCAGTCTCATCATTGGCGTGATGCAGGGGTTGATTTTATTACAGGAGCTGCTGTAAACAGTGTTATTTTTGCAATTATTATTTATATTGTGATCAAATGGGTGATGTTAAAGTATCGTATACCGTTACTGCGTAGACTTCGAGGTAAAAAAGTTCATCCTTCTGCTTCACAAAAGGACTAATCTGGGGTAATACTATATATTCCACTATTTTCACAACACTATTATACTCAAAGATTAATCTATTCGAACCCGTATTATTCAGAAGGAGGAACACATGTGAATTTTGGAGCCCGCATGCTCAAAACCGGAATTGCGGTTACGCTTGCTTTATACATTAGCTCCTGGCTTAATCTGACGCCACCGGTAATTGCTGCTGTTGCTGCTATTTTTGCGATGCAGCCATCGATTTACCGCTCTTTCCGTTATTTTCTGGATCAGATTCAGACCAATACATTAGGAGCCATACTAGCACTACTTGGAGGAATGTTTTTCTCTAACGAGCCGATTGCGATTGGCTTAATGTGTGTTGTGGTGATTATGATTTGTTTGCGTCTCAAAATGGGAGATACGATTGGCCTGACATTAGTTACTGTTATTTCGGTAATGGAAGCTTCAGGTCAATGGCAATTTGCGCTTAATCGTTTTTCACTCAGTATTATTGGTATCGTATCTGCCTTTTTAATTAATATACTGGTTGCACCACCTAAGCCATTAGAACAATTTAAAGGGCAGATTGAGAATACATTTGCTAAGTTATCTTTGCTTTTACGGACAGCGGTTTCAGATGAAATCAAAGAGTCTGTGTTTCGCGAAGAAAAAAAAGCACTGGAAAATTCGATTCAGTCGTTAAGCGATAAGTACAATCTGATGGAAGAAGAACTCAAAAAATTAAAACGAGCTTCATTCAGTCGTCATCGACACATTGTAGTGAACAAACAAATGCTAACAGCGCTTAGGAAGGGAGTAGATGTGCTAACTGCTATAGAGCAACATTATTTTCAAGCAGAACGTACTCCGCAGTTAGATGATTATTTCGATAATCATTTGGAACAATTAATTAAGTTCCATGAGCATATTTTGCTGAAGCTGGATAATAAGATCAAAAATGATGGCCATGAGGCTGAAGAAGTAGAACAAGCAAACGATCAATTTTTGGATACAATGATTGATCGCTATCAAGAAAATTTTAGCGGTGTTCTAAGGTTGTCTATTGTAGCCGCTGTGATGTATGATTATGGCTATCAATTAGAACGCCTTAATCGCTTAGTAGATCATACCAGTTCTAAACATGATACAGTTGAAAAAGAAAACGAAGAGAAACAGGAACGCAGAAATTTTCCGACTTGGCCTTGGAAGCAATAATACCCAAGTCGATACATCGAAGATGACTGTTTAAAAGGAGACTTATGGGAATGACGAATATCCCCTACACATTAGAGAACTCAATTGGTTACAAACTTTCTATTGCTACACGTCTTGCACACAATCGCTTAAATCAATATTTTCGTGATGGTGGCTATCCGGTTACACATGAACAATGGATTTTGATTTCATTTTTGTGGAGACGGGACGGGCAGACACAGAATCGTCTTGCACGTCTGTCTCGCAAAGATCAACCCAGTGTATCAAGGTTGATCGATAATATGATCAAACGCGGGATGGTGGTACGTGTTCCTCATCCTGATGATCGCCGTACCAATCTTATCTATTTGACGGATTATTGCCGTAGTATTGTAGATGATCTCGGTGATAAAGCTAGTCAAACGATCGAAGATGTATTTAATGGATTTACTGTAGAAGAGCGCAATATAACGATTAAAATGCTTGATCGTATTATCGATAACTTGGATTAATTCCGTTTGTTTTGTATTAAGGTTCTCTATTTTGGTTAAATGACAAGTAGAGCTAAACTTAATACCAAGGAGGAATTAACATGATATCTGTAGAGGAAAGACAAAAGTGTCTAGAAGCTTGTCTGGAATGTATGGAAGCTTGTAATCAATGTTATACCGCTTGTCTGGAAGAAAAACATTTGGATATGATGCGAGGCTGTTTGCGACTTGATCGTGAATGTGCAGACATATGTGCATATGCTGCCAAAGCTATAACTTCGCAAAGTCCTTATATGCAACAAATTTGTGCTCTATGTGCGCAAATCTGTGAAGATTGTGCTCAAGAATGTGCCAAACATGATCATGACCATTGTCAACGTTGTGCCGAAGCCTGCCGTCACTGCGCTGAAGCTTGTCGGAGTATGGCTGCATGACAAACGATTGTCATACTAAATATGTACAAGAAGGAGAGAGCGATTCTCTCCTTTTTGCGTTGCTTTGTCAACGATAATCCTTATAAAGATGACATGATAAATAATGAAAAATAGTAGATTTATTTGTAACGAGTGAAGATTAATTATACAATATAGAATATGAGCTAGAAGATGAATCAGGAATTATACCGAAGTGCGACACGAAGTCGCCGACAAAAAACAGGTTCCATCATACCTGCTTATTTGTCGGCGTTTCCTGACGTTTACGACAAAGGAGAAAAAGATATGATTGCTAAAACAGAACAAGATATCGAAGGATTAAAAAAAATAGGTAAAGTGGTCGCGATTATTCGTGATGAATTGAAAGAAATGACCAAACCAGGAATGCGTACGATCGATCTAGATCTGCATGCGGCTAAGTTATTTGAACAACATGGTGCATTATCAGGTCCTAAAGTGACTTATGATTTCCCTGGATTTACTTGTATTAGTGTAAATGAAGAAGTGGCTCATGGTATTCCAGGCGATCGAATTATTCAAGAAGGCGATCTAGTCAATGTAGATGTATCTGCTTCATTAGATGGATACTTTGCAGACACAGGTGTATCATTTGTAGTTGGTAACGGTGATCCCAAATTAACTCAGCTATGTGAAGCTTCTATTTTGGCATTTGAAGCAGGAGCACAGAAAATTCGTGCAGGTTCCAAGCGAAGCAATGCAGGTAAAGCTACTTATAATACAGCCAAAAAATTAGGATTCACTATCATCACTAATCTAACAGGACATGGTATCGGGAAATCGCTACACGATGATCCTGAATATATTTTGAGTTATTACGATCCTACCGATAACGGATTATGGAAAGAAGGAATGGTTATTGCTTACGAACCTTTCGTATCTACCAAAGCCGAAGAAGTAGCGGAAGGTAATGATGGCTGGACACTCAAAACAGATGATGGTAGCTTTGTAGCTCAATATGAGCATACGATGATTATTACCAAAGGCGAGCCTATTATTTTGACTAAATAAAAAAAGATATACATGCAATCATCAAAAAAAGCCGCATTGCTGGATAATTCCAGACATGCGGCTTTGGTATTTGCAATTTGTAATAGATGAGCGTACAATAAAATTTGGTCTGCAAAAGAGCATAAATATTCCAAAATTATCAATATAGATTTAACATAACATAATTAATATATATTGTCAAATTTATAATTGCATAGAATGTGTAGACATAGACAAAGGAGATGATCCAGTATGGCAATAGATGATCAGGATTGGAAAGATGAACAAGCACGAGTAGATGATGTAACAACCAAAATCAATCGAAAAATGGCTGTGCTTGAACAAGAAGTTGGAGCGGCGCGTGGCGATGTTGTCGGTATGCGTAAAGACTTCTGGGATGAAGTGACAGTTAACTTCAGTGAGCCGGATGATGTAGGAGAAACTTCAACCAGTCTACGACAGCAATCACAGGTATTGACCGAGATTGAATTGGCTCACAAACGTTCGAGTCTGACTTTAGATAAATTACGTCGTTTATCAGGTTCTCCTTATTTTGGACGGATCGATTTTAAAGAAGTCGGTGAACCTGCAACAGATCATATTTATTTAGGAATTGGTTCTTTTTTAGATGATGATGAAGAGACATTTTTGATCTATGATTGGCGTGCTCCGGTATCGAGTCTTTATTACGATGGAGCACCGGGCCCTGCTTCTTATCGGACACCTGTCGGAAATATCGAAGGAAATATGGAGTTAAAACGTCAGTTTGTCATTCGTGATGCGAAGATCGATGTGTTGTTCGATACAGGGGTTACAATCGGTGATGAATTGTTACAGCAAGTGCTTAGTCATACCGCAGATAACCAAATGAAAAATATCGTAGCCACTATTCAAAAAGAACAAAATAGTGTTATTCGTAACGATCGTAGTCGTCTATTGGTTGTACAAGGTGCAGCAGGAAGCGGCAAAACGTCAGCAGCGTTACAACGTGTAGCTTACTTACTGTATCGTTATCGGGATAGCTTACGTGCCGATCAGATGGTACTCTTTTCCCCGAACTCGATGTTTAATAGTTATGTCTCGACCGTATTGCCAGAGCTTGGTGAAGAGAATATGTTACAGACTACATTTCAGGCGTATCTAGAACGTCGTATCGGCAGAGAATTTGATCTGGAAGATGTCTTTTCACAAATGGAATACTTGTTAGCCTGGAGAGACGATCTGGAGCATGATGCACGAGTGCAAGGGATTCGTTACAAGTCATCTGCAACTTATCTCAAAGCCATTCGCCGTTATACCGAGCTATTATTAACAGAAGGCATGGTATTCCGTCCGATTCGTTTTCAAGGTAAAGATATCGTAACCCGTCAACAGATGCTAGATAAGTTCTATGGATTTGATTCGGCCGTCAAATTAGGGAATCGGATCGAATTAATGCGTGATTGGTTGCTTAAAGAAGTCAGTCTATTTGGACGCAAAGAGCGTAAAGAAGCATGGGTAGAAGAACAAGTACAGTTGATGAGTACGGATGATTATCATCGTGCTTATACGATGATGCGTCGTAAGCAAAAAGGGAAAATGCCTTCTTTTGATGATTTTCAATTAGAAGCAGAATTAGCAGCACGTATGGTTGTCAATGATTGGCTCAAACCGTTACGCAAATGGGTCAAACGACTTCGTTTTGCAGATATCAAAGCGGTCTATCGTAAAATGTTTACCGATGAAGTATTATTTGCCAAAATCAATAATGGTGTATTGCCTGAAGGTTGGGAAGATTTTGCAAGGCAAACAGTTAGCCGGCTTGATCAAGGAGAATTGGGATATGAAGACGCAACACCATATCTGTATCTCAAAGAACAATTGCAAGGATTCCGTTCTAATCATGCGATTAAGCATGTGATTGTCGATGAAGTACAAGATTATTCACCGTTCCAGTTGGAATTTATGAAGCGATTATTCCCGCGTGCGCGAATGACTGCTTTGGGTGATCTGAATCAAGCGATTTACAGCCATAATTCGGTGTTTGATGAAGAAGATCCATTGTTAGAATTGTATGGTAAAGAAAATAGCGAAATTATTCGTTTGACCCGTAGTTATCGTTCCACATATGAAATTGTAGACTTTACACGAGGGATGATGAAAGGCGGAGAGCATATTATTCCGTTTAATCGCCGCGGAGATAAGCCGCAAGTGTCGCTATATGATGATCGTGAATCGATGCATAACGATATTATTCGAGATATTCATGGGCTGCAACAGCAAGGTTATCAGTATACAGCGATTATTTGTAAAACAGAAAGTGAATGTGAAGAAGCTTATCAAGTGCTCAAAGAACAGATCACATTGCGCAAAATTACTAAAAACACACCTGCTTTTGAAAAAGGAACAGTTATTATTCCTGCTTATCTTGCCAAAGGTGTAGAATTTGACGCTGTTGTATTATATGATGCTTCCAGCCAACAATATCATCGTGAAGCAGAGCGCAAATTATTCTATACAGCATGTACGCGGGCGATGCATTTGTTACATTTATATGCTATTGATGAAGTGACTCCATTTATTACGGGTATGGACGAAGAGCGATATGTATTGAATGATCATCGTGGTTGAGTCCACATAGATCACAATATCCAAGTCGTTCACTAAGAATACATTGAAATAACTATGAAATACGCTAAGGAGGACATCAGTAGAACTTTACTGTTGTTCTCCTTTTTTTATAGGTAATCCTGCTGTTATCATATATTATTCCAGACTGCTTTTTTGTAATTCAGTAATCAATGAATTAGAGACACCATTGGTCTGTTTGCGATATTGAGAAGGCGTAGAGCCCCGGTGTTGCTTGAATACAGAAATAAAGTAACTCAAGCTATCAAATCCGACTTCAAGAGAGATATCAACAATTTTGCGATCACTGCTTTCTAGTAATCGGCAAGCTTGTTGCGTCCGATAGCGATTGATATAATCGATCGGGCTTTTTTGAGTTAAACTTTTGAAAAAGCGACAAAAATGTCCTTCGCTCATATTGATTTGTTCTGCTAATTCTCGCAAACGCAGCGGTTGCTGGTAGTGATCATGAATATGACCGAGTACTGTTTTGAGCCGTTCTACTTTATCACTTGGAGCGGGCAGAGGAGTGACTTGAGTATCCATATGTTCAATCATTTGAGCAAAAAGAAGATAAAGATAAGCTTTGGTAGTCAGTTCACAAGTCGCTGTCTGTTGCTCATTGATATCGACAATCGCAGTCAATAATTTCAACACTTCTTGTTCCCAGACTTCTTGTCCACGAATATGCACAGGCAATACCATTTGCTTGCGTAACAACGGATCTATAAATCGTGCTTGTACCATGTCATACCCTGCACTATTTAACAAAGACATACTGAAAACGGTCGCTACAAAGCTACAGGATTCATGTTCCATCTGATATGCTGTATGAATCTCACCGCTATTCACAAATACCGCTTCACCTGCATGCACTTCATAAGGAATCGTACCGATCTGAAACAACGCTCTTCCTTGCGTCACCAAAATCAATTCAGGTTCTTCATGCCAGTGACATTCTAGCACTGTCTCTTCTTCAATATCATCCATCCGATACACACTCACCGGATACATCAGACTCCCGTGAATCCGATCTTCTTTTAACTCTTCGCGCAACTGCTCCTGAATCATCCAATCACCGCCTTAAATCATATAATATTGTGCAATGGAGCGACTTAACGCTCCGTAAATGGATTATTCTTACGATCGCTGTTGCGAGCTAATCTCTTTTATTCCCGCTCTGCGGTAGAGATTAGCTCACAAAGGCGAACGCTTCGCTTCTCCAGAACCATTCCATCTGCTCCGCTGTAGAAAGTGGTCATTCAAATAAAGGGATATCTCTAAAGGTCAAAACTTCATCAATTGGAACACCAGCTTTGATAATATCGACTAACTCTTCAAAACGAGGGCTTATATACAAAACATTTTTATAACTAGATACTAGCGTATGATCTAATCTATGCGTAGATAGGATACCTGCAATTTTATGAGAGTATTCTTCCTTAAAAAAGAAACCGTCTGTATCTCTTCTGATTTTAATTAAATTATTATTAAAATCATAAATTTCTTCTCCGTAAGCTGCTTGAGAGAAATCTATCTCATCAAACTCATTAGCTTCTGTAACAATCAAATTAATATTTTTATTGTCATTATCAGTTTCAAAAGCACCTATAGCTTTTTCAAGATTTCCTTTTATTTGTTCAGAACTTTCTTCGGTTATATCTATCATTGATAGGTCACTAGAAGTACCTAAAGTTAGATTATTTAAGTTTTTCTTATTTGGTGGGAATAAACTAAATTGTAATTTTTCATCTATTTTAGAAGGATAACAATACATCTCATTATCTTTGAAAGAAGATATATTTGAATTCAAATAGCTAATAAATTCAGGTATATCTACTTTTTTAAAACGTATACTATTATGGATTGTTATATATTTATTAATTTTAATATGAGTTAATTCATTTTTAAAATAACTTATCAATTTGTTTTGTATATTATCTCTTTTACTAATAGATAAACTTTTCATTTGGATAGAATACTTAATGTTAGATTTTGTATATACGAAATCAACTGGTCTGTTACTCTCTGAAGGTTCGTATTGAATGTTAATACCAGAATTATAGTTAATCAATTGCGTAAGAAAATTATGTTCTGCTATAGCAGCAAGAAATGTATTCTTTTTTACAGCATTTGATGAAAGGTGAAGATTCATTTCAGATAATCCATGATTATCTATAAATGTAATCTGGTCTTGAAGAGCTTTTATTGCTTCATCATCACTATACACTTTATTAGCAATCAACATCTCTCTTGCCGATTTCATTTTTTTGTTCTTATTCACTTGCTACCCACCACCCTATTGAAATTTCCTGCATTCTTTTGAGAAGCGGATGATCTACTACCACGAGCGGAGGGAAGGAGGAGGTGCTGAAAGAGCGAAGCGCTCGCCTTTGAAGAAAAATGCCAACTGCTTGAGCAGTTATTCAAGGCATTTTCCTTCAACAGCGACGACAAGCACCGCCTTCTTCACGCAGCAACCCCCATCAAAGATCCCCCACCCCTCACCAAATCAGCCAAAGATCAATATCCTTACACATATGATCAAAATAAAAGAAGAAAAGCGCTTTCTTTATCAATATTATTATAACTATAGGTAAGCGATTTGCACAAATACATTTTAATAACCAAATAAAGACTATTGGGGGAAATGACATGAAATTTACTGATGGCTATTGGATGACACGCAAAGGGTATAGTATGCAACATCCTGTAGATATTCGCGATATTGTTAACAAAAATAATGAGCTAACGTTATATGCAGCTACCAAAAAAATTGTACATAAAGGCGATACGTTAAATGGAGCATTGCTCAAAGCTTCTTTGAGTTCTCCAATGCCCAACGTAATCAAAGTACAATTTAACCATCACAAAGGTGGACTGCAAAAACTGCCTGAATTTGAACTGGCTCAATTAGAGACCGATGTTCAAGTGATCGAAGATGAGGATCGTACTGTTTTTCAATCTGGAGATTTAACAGCAACGATTCGTAAAAATACCAATTGGGGGATCAGCTTTGATTTTGCCGGTCGTCATTTAACCGGGAGTGTTCATCGTGGGCCTGGTTATATCAATGGACCTGAAGATACTGTCTTTTTCCGTGAGCAATTGGAATTAGGGATCGGTGAATATATTTACGGATTAGGCGAACGCTTTACACCGTTTGTTAAAAATGGTCAGGTCGTTGATATCTGGAACGAAGATGGCGGTACAAGTAGTGAGCAAGCTTACAAAAATATTCCGTTTTACCTGTCTAGCAAAGGATACGGTGTATTTGTTAATCATCCAGAAAAAGTCTCCTATGAAGTTGCTTCTGAAAATGTATCCAAAGTACAATTTAGCGTAGAAGGCGAAAGCTTAGAATATTACATCATCGGCGGTCGCAATCCAAAAGAAGTATTGGATAACTATACGACTCTAACAGGTAAGCCTGCATTGCCACCAGCTTGGACATTTGGACTGTGGCTAACGACTTCGTTTACAACCGATTATGATGAAGCAACAGTGAATCATTTTGTCGATGGAATGAAAGAACGCGACCTTCCATTGTCTGTATTCCATTTTGACTGTTTCTGGATGCGTGAATACCAATGGTGTGATTTTGTGTGGGATGAGCGGATGTTCCCGGAACCAGAAGCAATGCTTACCCGTCTTAAAGAAAAAGGGCTCAAAATCTGTGCTTGGATCAATCCATATATCGCAGAGAAATCGTATTTATTTGATGAAGGTATGGAAAATGGATATCTTGTCAAACGCAAAGATGGAAGTGTATGGCAATGGGATCTATGGCAAGCTGGGATGGGTCTGGTCGACTTTACCAATCCAGAAGCAGTCGCATGGTATAAGAGCAAGCTGAAAGTGCTTGTTGATCAAGGGGTAGACTCTTTCAAAACAGACTTTGGTGAGCGTATTCCGACCGATGTTGTGTATTATGATGGCTCTGATCCTGTGAAAATGCACAATTATTACACATTCTTATATAACAAAGTAGTATTTGAATTGTTGGAAGAAACGCTTGGCAAAAATGAAGCGGCATTATTTGCACGTTCTGCTACAGTCGGTGGACAACAATTCCCTGTACACTGGGGCGGCGATTGTTCTTCTACATTTGAATCAATGGCGGAATCATTACGTGGTGGATTGTCTCTAGGAGTATCTGGATTTGGTTTCTGGAGTCATGATATTTCAGGCTTTGAAATGACGGCCGCACCGGAAGTATACAAACGTTGGGTACAATTCGGAATGTTGTCTTCTCATAGCCGTCTGCATGGTAATGAATCATATCGTGTGCCGTGGTTGTTCGATGAAGAGTCTGTTGATGTATTGCGTACCTTTACAAAGCTGAAATGTCGTCTGATGCCTTATCTGTTCGATGCGGCTGTTAATGCGTCTGAACAAGGGGTACCGATGATGCGTCCTATGGTGCTTGACTTCCATGAAGATCCGACAACACATACATTAGATCGTCAGTATATGTTCGGGGATTCGTTATTAGTTGCTCCGATCTTTAATAGCGAAGGGTTAGCAACATATTATGTACCAGAAGGAAAATGGACTAATTTCTTAACTGGAGATGTAGTACAAGGTGGACGCTGGTACAATGAAACGTTCGACTTTATGAATTTACCATTACTGGTTAAGCCTAATAGCATTATTGCGCTAGGTGCAGAAGAGAACAAACCAGATTACGATTATACCGATGGCGTAGAACTTCATATTTTTGAATTGGAAGAAGGGCAATCTACTTCGATCCGTCTGGTCAATATGCAAGGTGGGCAAGAAGCAATTGTAACAGCTTCCCGTCAAAATAATACTATCGATATCGCTGTAGAAGGTACGCTTAACTCATGGTCTATCGTATTACGTGGTATTACAGACGTAAGCGGAGTTGTAGGAGCGAATCAATTGACTGGTGAACATGGCATTATTTTGAAATCGCAAGACCAAAAAGTAACTGTAACACTGTAATTGATAAATATTCCTTTGAATACAGTGTAGGTAACAATCTACAAGTTTGTACGATTAAGATGATCTTATGAATACTTGAAGATCATCCTCCATAAAATGTTAAAAAAAGACTGCTCCTACATTTAGTAGAGGCAGTCTTTTTAATAGAAACAGAAGTATTGTTTTATTTTAATATAAAATCGATATTATTTAATTTTGATATGAATACTATGTTGTGTCTGAGCGGGCGTTGTTTTGGCTTTGATCATATATACAATACCGACCACAATATAAAGGACGATAAATAATGCAGAGAAGCGGTACATAGAAGTATAACTGGTGATTCCTGCAACAGTTCCTAAGATCATAGCACCAAGCGCTACCCCCATATCAAGCGAGTTCAAGAACATACCGTTAGCCATTCCGCGTTGATGCGGGCTAACTACTTGAATCATCCATGTCTGCATTGTAGGTTGTAATGCTCCCCAGCCAAGACCATAACAGATTGCCGAAGCAAATAATCCCCATGTAGAATGAGCGAAAGATAATAGCAATAGACCAGCAATTAACATCACTGCTCCAGGTACGATAAGTGCTTTGGGCCCTTTACTATCATAGATTTTACCAGAGAAAGGACGAACAATAATTACAGCCAAAGCATTAAATAAGAAAAAGTAACCCGGATTCGCAAGATGAGCTTCTTTGCCAAATAAAGCGATAAAGCTTACCAGTCCACCATATGTTAATGACATTAAGAAATTTAACAGACTAGGCAATAATAATCTTTTTTCAAATTTGGAAGCTTTCGTAGGAAGTGGTGGAGTATCTATTGTTTCGACAACTATTCCTTCTGAAAGTGCTTTGGCTTGTGCAGCTAGTTTACGTTGATCGGCTGCGATTTTTTGCTCAGCAATCTTTTTATCTTGTCCTTTGACAAGGCTATAAGCAAGCGGAAATAGGATCAAAATAAATATCGAACCAATAATAATCAGTGGTGTAAATCCATATTGCTTCTCAATACTCATACCGATTAGTGGCCCCATCGACATAGAGATAGTAGTCGACAAACCAAAGTATCCCATGCCTTCACCCATACGTTTGCGAGGAATAATATCGGACACCATAGTTGGAAAGGTGGTACTGTACATTCCGAATCCAAATCCGAAAATAACACGCATTACCAATAATAAAATAATCGTCGCACTAAAATAATATCCGACAGTACCGAGTAAGGCGATCAATAATCCACCAAACAAAATCACATTTCGCTTACCAAGTTCTAATGCTCTAGCCGAAAATAACCGTGACACAATAGCAGCTAATGCCATCAAGCTAGTACATAGACTTACATAGAAATCGCCTGCATTGAAATGCTCTCGCATATACAAAGGCAGGGACGATAAGATCATATGCAAATTCAAAAAAACAAGTAAATTACAAGCTGTTAAAATCAAAAATTCTTTCGTCCACAGACGAGAAGGGGCGTCTTCCTCGATATCTGTTATAGGTGTTGTCTCTATTGAGGGGTTTGATTGTTGGGATGGAATATGTTCTTTTGATAAAAGGTTCTCTTTGTTAGTATGCTCCATAGTCTATATTTCTCTCCATTTCTGT contains:
- a CDS encoding DUF2062 domain-containing protein, with translation MKKIHPGRFLKLNMIRLLRLKKGAHQVAIGFSVGLFPSWYPLIGIGPILSLGLTRLFKGAMPAAIFAASLDSFVWPLTFFLNYHTGHFLVTLWRSSSLPASMPKIDIPDWPEDYMQPIHQSHHWRDAGVDFITGAAVNSVIFAIIIYIVIKWVMLKYRIPLLRRLRGKKVHPSASQKD
- a CDS encoding FUSC family protein translates to MNFGARMLKTGIAVTLALYISSWLNLTPPVIAAVAAIFAMQPSIYRSFRYFLDQIQTNTLGAILALLGGMFFSNEPIAIGLMCVVVIMICLRLKMGDTIGLTLVTVISVMEASGQWQFALNRFSLSIIGIVSAFLINILVAPPKPLEQFKGQIENTFAKLSLLLRTAVSDEIKESVFREEKKALENSIQSLSDKYNLMEEELKKLKRASFSRHRHIVVNKQMLTALRKGVDVLTAIEQHYFQAERTPQLDDYFDNHLEQLIKFHEHILLKLDNKIKNDGHEAEEVEQANDQFLDTMIDRYQENFSGVLRLSIVAAVMYDYGYQLERLNRLVDHTSSKHDTVEKENEEKQERRNFPTWPWKQ
- a CDS encoding MarR family winged helix-turn-helix transcriptional regulator; amino-acid sequence: MTNIPYTLENSIGYKLSIATRLAHNRLNQYFRDGGYPVTHEQWILISFLWRRDGQTQNRLARLSRKDQPSVSRLIDNMIKRGMVVRVPHPDDRRTNLIYLTDYCRSIVDDLGDKASQTIEDVFNGFTVEERNITIKMLDRIIDNLD
- a CDS encoding four-helix bundle copper-binding protein; the encoded protein is MISVEERQKCLEACLECMEACNQCYTACLEEKHLDMMRGCLRLDRECADICAYAAKAITSQSPYMQQICALCAQICEDCAQECAKHDHDHCQRCAEACRHCAEACRSMAA
- the map gene encoding type I methionyl aminopeptidase, whose amino-acid sequence is MIAKTEQDIEGLKKIGKVVAIIRDELKEMTKPGMRTIDLDLHAAKLFEQHGALSGPKVTYDFPGFTCISVNEEVAHGIPGDRIIQEGDLVNVDVSASLDGYFADTGVSFVVGNGDPKLTQLCEASILAFEAGAQKIRAGSKRSNAGKATYNTAKKLGFTIITNLTGHGIGKSLHDDPEYILSYYDPTDNGLWKEGMVIAYEPFVSTKAEEVAEGNDGWTLKTDDGSFVAQYEHTMIITKGEPIILTK
- the helD gene encoding RNA polymerase recycling motor HelD gives rise to the protein MAIDDQDWKDEQARVDDVTTKINRKMAVLEQEVGAARGDVVGMRKDFWDEVTVNFSEPDDVGETSTSLRQQSQVLTEIELAHKRSSLTLDKLRRLSGSPYFGRIDFKEVGEPATDHIYLGIGSFLDDDEETFLIYDWRAPVSSLYYDGAPGPASYRTPVGNIEGNMELKRQFVIRDAKIDVLFDTGVTIGDELLQQVLSHTADNQMKNIVATIQKEQNSVIRNDRSRLLVVQGAAGSGKTSAALQRVAYLLYRYRDSLRADQMVLFSPNSMFNSYVSTVLPELGEENMLQTTFQAYLERRIGREFDLEDVFSQMEYLLAWRDDLEHDARVQGIRYKSSATYLKAIRRYTELLLTEGMVFRPIRFQGKDIVTRQQMLDKFYGFDSAVKLGNRIELMRDWLLKEVSLFGRKERKEAWVEEQVQLMSTDDYHRAYTMMRRKQKGKMPSFDDFQLEAELAARMVVNDWLKPLRKWVKRLRFADIKAVYRKMFTDEVLFAKINNGVLPEGWEDFARQTVSRLDQGELGYEDATPYLYLKEQLQGFRSNHAIKHVIVDEVQDYSPFQLEFMKRLFPRARMTALGDLNQAIYSHNSVFDEEDPLLELYGKENSEIIRLTRSYRSTYEIVDFTRGMMKGGEHIIPFNRRGDKPQVSLYDDRESMHNDIIRDIHGLQQQGYQYTAIICKTESECEEAYQVLKEQITLRKITKNTPAFEKGTVIIPAYLAKGVEFDAVVLYDASSQQYHREAERKLFYTACTRAMHLLHLYAIDEVTPFITGMDEERYVLNDHRG
- a CDS encoding helix-turn-helix transcriptional regulator gives rise to the protein MIQEQLREELKEDRIHGSLMYPVSVYRMDDIEEETVLECHWHEEPELILVTQGRALFQIGTIPYEVHAGEAVFVNSGEIHTAYQMEHESCSFVATVFSMSLLNSAGYDMVQARFIDPLLRKQMVLPVHIRGQEVWEQEVLKLLTAIVDINEQQTATCELTTKAYLYLLFAQMIEHMDTQVTPLPAPSDKVERLKTVLGHIHDHYQQPLRLRELAEQINMSEGHFCRFFKSLTQKSPIDYINRYRTQQACRLLESSDRKIVDISLEVGFDSLSYFISVFKQHRGSTPSQYRKQTNGVSNSLITELQKSSLE